A stretch of the Maridesulfovibrio bastinii DSM 16055 genome encodes the following:
- the flgF gene encoding flagellar basal-body rod protein FlgF — translation MRDSMFSALFGAMSNEHRVDITANNLANINTTGYKRDSCAFQDTFLRFAHDYVVDSKPFIRDKDLFPEPKIMARPRLSEEVVDLSQGALQSTGNPLDLAINGDGFFKIQKGADVFYTRDGSFEMSPDGQLVTSEGYPVLAGGGAVNIPPGGEVSIDESGVIRVDGQNVAQLDIVEIDDPKGLKKEGENLFSFDGNEVPSDSTVKQGFIEKSNVEIVTEMVSMIESQRTFEMYQKMLTGTDTLDKTVIDKVGSVRA, via the coding sequence ATGCGTGACAGTATGTTCAGCGCACTTTTCGGTGCAATGTCAAATGAACACAGAGTAGATATCACCGCCAATAATTTGGCGAACATTAATACAACCGGTTACAAACGCGACTCATGTGCGTTTCAGGATACTTTTTTACGTTTTGCCCATGATTATGTTGTCGATTCCAAGCCTTTCATCAGGGATAAAGACCTTTTTCCAGAACCTAAAATTATGGCTCGTCCGAGGCTGTCTGAAGAAGTCGTGGATCTCAGTCAGGGAGCCTTGCAGAGTACAGGAAATCCACTGGATCTGGCCATAAACGGTGATGGATTCTTTAAAATTCAGAAGGGAGCAGATGTTTTTTACACCCGTGACGGCAGTTTTGAAATGAGTCCCGATGGCCAACTGGTAACATCTGAAGGCTATCCGGTTCTTGCTGGCGGAGGAGCTGTAAACATTCCTCCGGGCGGAGAGGTCAGCATTGATGAATCCGGTGTTATCCGGGTTGACGGGCAGAATGTGGCCCAGCTCGATATTGTTGAGATTGATGATCCCAAGGGACTCAAAAAAGAAGGAGAAAATCTTTTTTCCTTTGATGGCAATGAAGTCCCTTCGGACTCAACTGTAAAGCAGGGATTTATCGAAAAATCCAATGTTGAAATTGTGACTGAGATGGTTTCGATGATTGAAAGTCAGCGCACTTTTGAAATGTATCAGAAGATGCTCACCGGAACCGATACTCTGGATAAAACCGTAATTGATAAAGTCGGCTCTGTAAGGGCTTAG
- the rimP gene encoding ribosome maturation factor RimP, which produces MDQGGLEKTITDMIKPEIEAMGLNLWGVEITSANRPVVRIFLDSDQGVDIDKCAEVSRHLSLMFEVEDIMDFAYILEVSSPGLERRFFTPQQMEPYTGRKVEITMGISRDGRKRFKGTLEKTGDSTLTLRLADQDETVELEYEDIKKAKLVHEFKK; this is translated from the coding sequence TTGGATCAAGGCGGACTTGAAAAAACAATTACTGATATGATCAAACCGGAAATCGAGGCTATGGGTCTCAATTTATGGGGTGTGGAAATCACATCTGCCAACCGCCCGGTAGTCCGTATCTTTCTTGACTCCGATCAGGGCGTAGACATTGACAAATGTGCTGAAGTCAGCCGCCACCTGAGTCTGATGTTCGAAGTCGAGGATATTATGGATTTTGCCTATATCCTTGAAGTGTCTTCACCAGGACTTGAACGCCGCTTTTTCACTCCACAGCAGATGGAGCCGTACACCGGCAGAAAAGTAGAGATTACAATGGGCATTTCCCGCGATGGCCGGAAACGTTTCAAAGGTACACTCGAAAAAACCGGAGACAGCACACTCACACTCAGGCTTGCCGATCAGGATGAAACTGTCGAGCTTGAATATGAAGACATCAAAAAAGCCAAACTCGTTCACGAGTTTAAAAAATAA
- the flgG gene encoding flagellar basal-body rod protein FlgG, with protein sequence MMRSLWTAATGMVAQQTHIDVLSNNLANVNTQGFKKSRAEFEDLMYQTMQIAGATNQAGNRLPTGMQVGLGVKPVTVHKFFSQGTFQNTGNTLDVAIEGRGFFRVDYNGEDAYTRAGAFELDSDGRLVTAQGYPLQPEFVVPPETSSVVITEQGRFSALDKNGVELAGVDVPIYDFINPPGLNAIGKNLYLETEGSGAAVEGVPGDDQFGTLSQGYLEGSNVELVDEMVGLIVGQRAYETNSKAMTTSDSMLQTAINVKR encoded by the coding sequence ATGATGCGTTCACTTTGGACTGCCGCTACCGGAATGGTCGCCCAGCAGACGCACATTGATGTTCTTTCCAACAACCTCGCCAACGTTAATACTCAGGGGTTTAAAAAGAGCAGGGCTGAATTTGAAGACCTTATGTACCAGACCATGCAGATTGCCGGTGCAACCAATCAGGCTGGAAACAGACTGCCTACAGGTATGCAGGTCGGCCTTGGAGTCAAACCGGTGACTGTGCATAAGTTCTTTTCTCAGGGAACTTTTCAGAATACCGGCAACACCCTTGATGTCGCCATTGAGGGCAGGGGCTTTTTCCGGGTGGATTACAACGGGGAAGATGCCTACACCCGCGCCGGAGCTTTTGAGCTGGACAGTGACGGTCGTCTTGTTACCGCCCAAGGGTACCCGCTTCAGCCTGAATTTGTTGTTCCGCCGGAAACTTCAAGCGTTGTTATTACTGAGCAGGGACGTTTTTCGGCCCTTGATAAAAATGGTGTTGAGCTGGCTGGTGTTGATGTACCTATCTACGATTTCATCAACCCCCCGGGACTCAATGCAATCGGTAAAAACCTTTATCTCGAAACCGAAGGTTCAGGTGCAGCAGTAGAAGGCGTTCCCGGTGATGATCAGTTCGGAACACTTTCACAGGGCTACCTTGAAGGTTCAAACGTTGAGCTTGTTGACGAAATGGTTGGACTCATTGTCGGCCAGCGCGCTTATGAAACAAACTCCAAGGCCATGACAACTTCCGATTCGATGCTTCAGACGGCTATTAATGTAAAGAGGTAG
- the flgA gene encoding flagellar basal body P-ring formation chaperone FlgA, whose protein sequence is MMNMQEIITRTVKPLLLTVAAVVTLALVFGSAHADNKKDDWRIKIKSAAVTSGPRVTLGEIAEFYGNLPPKTVRDLSAVELWNAAPKGRRALTVSRDKLKKVLYHYLGELVSKCIIPSQIRIQTGGRILSEVEIRSKVVNFLTPNLAAFDGQTELDKFMLPDYIFFSDPTDRLSVELNGKLEPGRNNIRLNVVSIDGRVVRRISSSFFLNLWRAVPCPVRPINRLEEITPDLLTWKRKNIAYLGSEVWDGKGGPWRVKSPIGTGQPIKKSSIELSPVVARGDNVSLEYRGVNIRLSVPAEVLEDGGIGETVTVRNLQSKVKILAKVINASTVRVR, encoded by the coding sequence ATGATGAATATGCAGGAAATAATTACAAGGACGGTAAAGCCATTATTACTTACTGTTGCGGCAGTTGTAACTCTGGCTCTGGTTTTCGGCTCGGCCCATGCTGATAATAAAAAAGATGACTGGAGAATAAAAATCAAATCCGCTGCCGTTACATCCGGTCCCAGAGTCACTCTTGGGGAAATTGCGGAATTCTACGGAAACCTTCCTCCTAAAACAGTGCGGGACCTTTCAGCAGTGGAGCTTTGGAACGCAGCTCCTAAAGGACGCCGTGCCCTTACCGTCAGCCGGGATAAGCTCAAAAAAGTTCTTTATCATTATCTTGGCGAGCTTGTTTCGAAATGCATTATTCCAAGTCAGATACGTATTCAGACCGGTGGCCGCATTTTGTCGGAGGTGGAAATCAGAAGTAAAGTGGTCAACTTTTTGACTCCGAATCTGGCTGCTTTCGACGGTCAGACTGAACTCGATAAGTTTATGCTGCCTGATTATATCTTTTTCTCTGATCCCACAGACAGGCTCTCCGTTGAACTTAACGGAAAGCTGGAACCCGGTCGTAATAATATAAGGCTTAATGTTGTCAGCATAGACGGCAGGGTTGTCAGGCGAATTTCATCAAGTTTCTTTCTTAATCTATGGCGGGCCGTGCCATGCCCCGTCCGTCCCATAAACCGGCTGGAGGAGATTACCCCCGATCTCCTTACCTGGAAGCGTAAAAATATCGCTTATCTCGGGTCAGAGGTCTGGGATGGAAAGGGTGGACCATGGCGTGTCAAGAGTCCGATAGGCACAGGCCAGCCCATCAAGAAAAGCTCTATTGAACTTTCCCCGGTTGTCGCCAGAGGGGATAATGTTTCTCTTGAATATCGAGGTGTTAACATCCGTTTAAGTGTTCCTGCCGAAGTTCTGGAAGATGGCGGGATCGGTGAAACGGTTACGGTACGCAATTTGCAAAGTAAGGTTAAAATTCTTGCTAAGGTTATCAACGCTTCAACGGTAAGAGTCAGGTAA